A window from Candidatus Paceibacterota bacterium encodes these proteins:
- a CDS encoding peptidoglycan-binding domain-containing protein, which produces MINFLKSSLFVGVSLTLIIAMAILVTAPQAKASEYPNILVGQNLTVGSQNQNVVVLQGLLSEMGYLNVPIGIPFGYYGSLTRDALARYQASRGVTPAVGYYGPITKIAMQSDFSSHGWLSLLGW; this is translated from the coding sequence ATGATTAATTTCCTCAAATCTAGTTTATTCGTTGGAGTTAGTTTAACGCTGATTATCGCTATGGCAATATTGGTCACCGCTCCACAAGCTAAGGCCTCAGAGTATCCAAATATCTTGGTAGGCCAAAATCTTACCGTTGGATCTCAAAATCAAAACGTTGTTGTCCTTCAAGGTTTGTTATCAGAGATGGGTTATCTTAATGTTCCCATTGGAATTCCATTCGGTTATTACGGTTCTCTCACTAGAGACGCTCTAGCCAGATATCAGGCTTCAAGAGGTGTCACTCCAGCTGTTGGATATTATGGTCCTATAACCAAAATAGCTATGCAGTCTGATTTCTCTTCACATGGTTGGTTATCTCTATTAGGTTGGTAA
- a CDS encoding HD domain-containing protein, with the protein MKKTASDIFAQFRAKFHNLYNFVKTVHEGIIASGKSTHGHGLDHDLTVAQYGAKIAPNKRVGELAWVAGLLHSLDRHFSADETRRYVEEGLSMVAQHFTAVEIQEIRTAVEEHSKMNQDTDGIVTMVIKDADRLANLGAINLIRGGQHRPCIPAYIPETLGQLHPLSTFSRPMSCFDATFYNLEWREMLRLPMAKELGEKYFQFIKDWQALVVSQATEVGLYPWPK; encoded by the coding sequence ATGAAAAAAACAGCATCTGATATTTTCGCACAATTTCGTGCGAAATTTCACAATCTTTATAACTTCGTGAAGACAGTTCATGAAGGTATAATCGCCTCTGGCAAGAGTACTCACGGTCATGGCCTTGACCATGATCTTACAGTTGCACAGTATGGAGCTAAGATCGCTCCAAATAAACGTGTTGGAGAGTTAGCGTGGGTTGCAGGACTCCTCCACTCTCTTGACCGTCATTTCTCTGCTGATGAGACGCGGAGATATGTTGAAGAGGGTTTGAGTATGGTCGCTCAACATTTCACCGCTGTTGAGATTCAGGAGATTAGAACGGCAGTGGAGGAACACTCCAAAATGAACCAAGACACTGACGGGATCGTTACGATGGTGATCAAGGATGCCGATCGGTTGGCGAATCTTGGCGCAATCAATCTGATTCGCGGTGGACAGCACCGACCATGCATACCGGCTTATATTCCGGAGACATTGGGTCAACTACATCCATTGTCAACATTCAGCCGACCGATGTCTTGCTTTGACGCCACGTTTTACAATCTTGAGTGGCGGGAAATGCTACGGCTACCGATGGCAAAGGAACTTGGAGAAAAGTATTTCCAATTCATCAAAGACTGGCAGGCCCTGGTGGTAAGTCAGGCTACTGAAGTGGGTCTCTATCCTTGGCCAAAGTAG